A stretch of bacterium DNA encodes these proteins:
- a CDS encoding aminodeoxychorismate/anthranilate synthase component II, translating to MILMIDNYDSFTYNLVQYMGELGADMKIFRNDRISIETIKKMKPEKLVISPGPCTPTEAGISVESVNVFSGSIPILGVCLGHQSIGQAFGGNIIRAPKLLHGKTSAIHHDGRTIFEGLSNPFTATRYHSLVIERESLPECLEISAWTEDGVIMGVRHREHQTEGVQFHPESILTVEGKRILENFLAM from the coding sequence ATGATTCTCATGATTGACAACTATGATTCGTTTACCTATAATCTTGTCCAGTATATGGGAGAGCTCGGTGCAGACATGAAGATATTCCGTAATGACAGAATATCTATCGAAACGATAAAAAAAATGAAACCCGAAAAGCTTGTGATTTCTCCGGGCCCTTGTACACCAACCGAGGCGGGAATATCGGTCGAATCGGTTAATGTCTTTTCGGGGAGCATTCCCATACTCGGTGTATGTCTCGGTCACCAGTCCATAGGACAGGCGTTCGGCGGAAATATTATTCGGGCACCGAAACTCCTCCATGGTAAAACTTCGGCCATACACCATGACGGCAGGACTATTTTCGAGGGGCTCTCAAATCCGTTTACCGCCACACGGTATCACTCGCTGGTGATTGAACGGGAATCATTGCCGGAATGCCTTGAAATATCGGCATGGACAGAAGATGGAGTCATCATGGGTGTCCGTCACCGTGAGCACCAGACCGAGGGCGTGCAGTTTCATCCTGAATCG